The following are from one region of the Capsicum annuum cultivar UCD-10X-F1 chromosome 1, UCD10Xv1.1, whole genome shotgun sequence genome:
- the LOC107855732 gene encoding ETHYLENE INSENSITIVE 3-like 3 protein isoform X1 yields the protein MEYCMIDADGLGNSSDIEVDDIRCDNIAEKDVSDEEIDPEELERRMWKDRVKLKRLKERQKLAAQQAAEKQKNKQTTDQARRKKMSRAQDGILKYMLKLMEVCKARGFVYGIIPEKGKPVSGASDNIRAWWKEKVKFDKNGPAAIAKYEAECYAKGEGIGNQNGNPQSVLQDLQDATLGSLLSSLMQHCDPPQRKYPLEKGISPPWWPSGNEEWWAKMGLPKGQNPPYKKPHDLKKMFKVAVLTAVIKHMSPDIAKIRRLVRQSKCLQDKMTAKESSIWLAVLSREESTIQQPSSDNGSSSISEAPTGGHGEKKKPSVDSDSDYDVDDVNVSVSSRDERRNEPSDACPVSAVPQSHQGKEQGDGQRRRRKCARSNFQQTQLSPSEQRLDDEARNTLPDINNSNVQFSGYITNESQPENNMMGPRKPVEKNSGGQSELPLKQSNLSMVPSVNAVSTEDAFVGNRPLIYPMLENSEVVAYESRFHLGTQDSAVQLQLHDTQLQNRPQFSGMNNERRSSIFHYGLPNNGLYNGPQSSILHHELQDSSFARGFQYSNLHQPPVYQYYTASAEFGSAHEEQQSHLAFGQPQIKPQDSGVKSAVLPGDRNDISREDHHYGKDTFQNDHDRPVEMQFASPITSGSPDYARLSSPFNFDLDVPNTLDPGDLELFLDEDVMTFFAS from the coding sequence ATGGAGTACTGTATGATTGATGCTGATGGATTAGGCAACAGCTCGGACATTGAAGTCGATGACATAAGGTGTGATAATATAGCGGAAAAGGATGTCAGTGATGAAGAGATTGATCCTGAGGAATTGGAGAGGCGAATGTGGAAGGATCGTGTCAAGCTCAAGAGGCTTAAGGAGAGGCAGAAACTTGCTGCACAACAAGCTGCAGAGAAGCAGAAGAACAAACAAACCACTGATCAAGCTCGGCGAAAAAAGATGTCAAGAGCTCAAGATGGGATTTTGAAGTACATGTTGAAACTCATGGAGGTCTGTAAAGCTCGAGGATTTGTTTATGGAATTATACCTGAGAAGGGTAAACCAGTGAGTGGTGCATCTGACAACATAAGAGCTTGGTGGAAAGAGAAGGTGAAATTTGATAAGAATGGTCCTGCTGCAATAGCAAAGTATGAAGCAGAATGTTATGCAAAAGGAGAGGGAATTGGCAACCAAAATGGGAACCCACAAAGTGTTCTGCAGGACTTGCAAGATGCAACCTTGGGGTCCCTTTTGTCTTCTTTAATGCAACATTGTGATCCACCTCAGAGGAAGTACCCATTGGAGAAAGGCATCTCACCACCCTGGTGGCCATCAGGGAACGAGGAATGGTGGGCGAAAATGGGTCTGCCTAAGGGTCAGAACCCACCGTACAAGAAGCCCCATGATCTAAAGAAAATGTTTAAAGTTGCTGTTCTAACTGCTGTTATAAAGCATATGTCACCTGATATTGCTAAGATCAGGAGATTAGTCCGGCAGTCCAAGTGTTTACAGGATAAGATGACTGCAAAGGAGAGCTCAATATGGTTAGCTGTTTTAAGCAGAGAGGAATCCACTATCCAGCAACCTAGCAGTGACAATGGATCATCTAGCATAAGCGAGGCACCTACTGGAGGTCATGGTGAAAAGAAGAAACCTTCTGTTGATAGTGAcagtgattatgatgttgatgatgtTAATGTCTCTGTTTCATCTAGAGATGAGAGGAGAAATGAACCATCAGATGCTTGTCCTGTGAGTGCTGTTCCTCAATCTCACCAAGGGAAGGAGCAAGGAGATGGACAACGTCGAAGAAGAAAATGTGCTAGGTCAAACTTTCAACAGACCCAACTGTCTCCCAGTGAGCAGCGGCttgatgatgaggctagaaacaCCTTACCTGATATAAATAATTCGAATGTGCAGTTTTCTGGGTACATTACAAATGAAAGCCAACCAGAGAACAATATGATGGGACCTAGGAAGCCCGTGGAGAAAAACTCTGGGGGTCAATCTGAATTACCATTAAAACAATCCAACCTTTCCATGGTTCCATCAGTTAATGCAGTCTCTACAGAGGATGCATTTGTTGGCAATAGGCCTTTAATTTATCCAATGTTGGAAAACTCTGAGGTTGTCGCGTATGAATCAAGGTTTCATCTTGGCACTCAAGATTCTGCTGTGCAGCTCCAGCTTCATGATACTCAGTTGCAGAACAGACCTCAGTTTTCTGGGATGAATAATGAACGTCGAAGTTCCATATTTCATTATGGACTTCCCAACAATGGGTTGTATAATGGACCTCAAAGTTCCATCCTACATCATGAATTACAGGACTCAAGTTTTGCTCGTGGATTTCAATATTCAAACTTGCATCAACCCCCTGTATATCAATATTATACAGCATCGGCTGAATTTGGGTCAGCTCATGAAGAGCAGCAGTCTCACTTGGCATTTGGCCAACCTCAAATTAAGCCACAGGATTCTGGAGTTAAATCAGCAGTGCTTCCTGGAGATAGAAATGATATTTCTAGAGAGGACCACCATTATGGAAAAGACACATTTCAGAATGATCATGATAGACCCGTTGAGATGCAATTTGCATCTCCAATCACTAGTGGCTCACCAGATTATGCTAGACTCAGCAGTCCGTTCAACTTTGATCTTGATGTCCCAAATACATTAGATCCTGGTGATTTGGAACTGTTCCTTGATGAAGATGTGATGACATTCTTTGCCTCGTAG
- the LOC107855732 gene encoding ETHYLENE INSENSITIVE 3-like 3 protein isoform X2 — translation MRLELMSGNSSDIEVDDIRCDNIAEKDVSDEEIDPEELERRMWKDRVKLKRLKERQKLAAQQAAEKQKNKQTTDQARRKKMSRAQDGILKYMLKLMEVCKARGFVYGIIPEKGKPVSGASDNIRAWWKEKVKFDKNGPAAIAKYEAECYAKGEGIGNQNGNPQSVLQDLQDATLGSLLSSLMQHCDPPQRKYPLEKGISPPWWPSGNEEWWAKMGLPKGQNPPYKKPHDLKKMFKVAVLTAVIKHMSPDIAKIRRLVRQSKCLQDKMTAKESSIWLAVLSREESTIQQPSSDNGSSSISEAPTGGHGEKKKPSVDSDSDYDVDDVNVSVSSRDERRNEPSDACPVSAVPQSHQGKEQGDGQRRRRKCARSNFQQTQLSPSEQRLDDEARNTLPDINNSNVQFSGYITNESQPENNMMGPRKPVEKNSGGQSELPLKQSNLSMVPSVNAVSTEDAFVGNRPLIYPMLENSEVVAYESRFHLGTQDSAVQLQLHDTQLQNRPQFSGMNNERRSSIFHYGLPNNGLYNGPQSSILHHELQDSSFARGFQYSNLHQPPVYQYYTASAEFGSAHEEQQSHLAFGQPQIKPQDSGVKSAVLPGDRNDISREDHHYGKDTFQNDHDRPVEMQFASPITSGSPDYARLSSPFNFDLDVPNTLDPGDLELFLDEDVMTFFAS, via the exons ATGAGATTGGAATTGATGTCAG GCAACAGCTCGGACATTGAAGTCGATGACATAAGGTGTGATAATATAGCGGAAAAGGATGTCAGTGATGAAGAGATTGATCCTGAGGAATTGGAGAGGCGAATGTGGAAGGATCGTGTCAAGCTCAAGAGGCTTAAGGAGAGGCAGAAACTTGCTGCACAACAAGCTGCAGAGAAGCAGAAGAACAAACAAACCACTGATCAAGCTCGGCGAAAAAAGATGTCAAGAGCTCAAGATGGGATTTTGAAGTACATGTTGAAACTCATGGAGGTCTGTAAAGCTCGAGGATTTGTTTATGGAATTATACCTGAGAAGGGTAAACCAGTGAGTGGTGCATCTGACAACATAAGAGCTTGGTGGAAAGAGAAGGTGAAATTTGATAAGAATGGTCCTGCTGCAATAGCAAAGTATGAAGCAGAATGTTATGCAAAAGGAGAGGGAATTGGCAACCAAAATGGGAACCCACAAAGTGTTCTGCAGGACTTGCAAGATGCAACCTTGGGGTCCCTTTTGTCTTCTTTAATGCAACATTGTGATCCACCTCAGAGGAAGTACCCATTGGAGAAAGGCATCTCACCACCCTGGTGGCCATCAGGGAACGAGGAATGGTGGGCGAAAATGGGTCTGCCTAAGGGTCAGAACCCACCGTACAAGAAGCCCCATGATCTAAAGAAAATGTTTAAAGTTGCTGTTCTAACTGCTGTTATAAAGCATATGTCACCTGATATTGCTAAGATCAGGAGATTAGTCCGGCAGTCCAAGTGTTTACAGGATAAGATGACTGCAAAGGAGAGCTCAATATGGTTAGCTGTTTTAAGCAGAGAGGAATCCACTATCCAGCAACCTAGCAGTGACAATGGATCATCTAGCATAAGCGAGGCACCTACTGGAGGTCATGGTGAAAAGAAGAAACCTTCTGTTGATAGTGAcagtgattatgatgttgatgatgtTAATGTCTCTGTTTCATCTAGAGATGAGAGGAGAAATGAACCATCAGATGCTTGTCCTGTGAGTGCTGTTCCTCAATCTCACCAAGGGAAGGAGCAAGGAGATGGACAACGTCGAAGAAGAAAATGTGCTAGGTCAAACTTTCAACAGACCCAACTGTCTCCCAGTGAGCAGCGGCttgatgatgaggctagaaacaCCTTACCTGATATAAATAATTCGAATGTGCAGTTTTCTGGGTACATTACAAATGAAAGCCAACCAGAGAACAATATGATGGGACCTAGGAAGCCCGTGGAGAAAAACTCTGGGGGTCAATCTGAATTACCATTAAAACAATCCAACCTTTCCATGGTTCCATCAGTTAATGCAGTCTCTACAGAGGATGCATTTGTTGGCAATAGGCCTTTAATTTATCCAATGTTGGAAAACTCTGAGGTTGTCGCGTATGAATCAAGGTTTCATCTTGGCACTCAAGATTCTGCTGTGCAGCTCCAGCTTCATGATACTCAGTTGCAGAACAGACCTCAGTTTTCTGGGATGAATAATGAACGTCGAAGTTCCATATTTCATTATGGACTTCCCAACAATGGGTTGTATAATGGACCTCAAAGTTCCATCCTACATCATGAATTACAGGACTCAAGTTTTGCTCGTGGATTTCAATATTCAAACTTGCATCAACCCCCTGTATATCAATATTATACAGCATCGGCTGAATTTGGGTCAGCTCATGAAGAGCAGCAGTCTCACTTGGCATTTGGCCAACCTCAAATTAAGCCACAGGATTCTGGAGTTAAATCAGCAGTGCTTCCTGGAGATAGAAATGATATTTCTAGAGAGGACCACCATTATGGAAAAGACACATTTCAGAATGATCATGATAGACCCGTTGAGATGCAATTTGCATCTCCAATCACTAGTGGCTCACCAGATTATGCTAGACTCAGCAGTCCGTTCAACTTTGATCTTGATGTCCCAAATACATTAGATCCTGGTGATTTGGAACTGTTCCTTGATGAAGATGTGATGACATTCTTTGCCTCGTAG